The sequence below is a genomic window from Mercenaria mercenaria strain notata chromosome 14, MADL_Memer_1, whole genome shotgun sequence.
ttaagaGAAAATCGTTAATGCACACTAAAAGTGAAAGAAACTCTGAAAATAATTCcataaaaaggttttattttttcttttcttttctttattttgtaaaatattcgtAGTCTTAACATAAAAGATTACACATTTTATAGTACAAAAACATTTGGTgatgttaaattttattaaaccTGATGGATACTAAAAAAGGACTGATGGATAAATCAAGCAGTGAGGGTTGTGGAACAAACTATAGCTCCCCTCCTGTGACACACAGATAAAGGACTTATTCAAATCTTAATCACATACCCTAACATTGGTATCTTCAATTTTCTCCAATATTTTCCATGGACTGTATTCTCTGTTTCTGTAGGAAAGTAGCTGTGACAGATCAAATGGTGGGCTACCTTCTGTAAACAACTCTGTTATCACACATCTGTCAAAATAAACAAGGATAATATGGGagctacattaaaaataaatttttttacacaTAAAATTTCACACTTGGCCTAGACCTGAGAGACCTGGGTCATAAGCGCGACACAtgttctcaatatggttaacatttgtgtcaaattattttcaaatcccttgataaatatcagagttatggaccagacaagaaacagaccatgtttacCTTTGatttttaagtgtgaccttgaccttggagctaggggtctgggtcttgtttgttttgtttgttttttttgggtttaacgccgtttttcaacagtatttcagtcatgtaacggcgggcagttaacctaaccagtgttcctggattctgtaccagtacaaacctgctctccgcaagtaactgccaacttcaccacatgaattatcagaggtggaggactaatgattgcagacacaatgtcgtttatcaaatagtcaaggagaacatacgccccgcccgaggatcgatctCGCGACCCCGccatccgtagaccaacgctcttacctactgagctaagcgggcggtcttggtctgggtcttgagcataacacttcatctcattatagggaacatttatgccaagtaattttaaaatctcttcatcgatgccagaaaagaaacagaccatgttaacttttgacctctaagtgtgacactgaccttagagctaggggtccagATCTTGTGCAtaacacatcgtctcattatggggaacatttatgccaagtaaatttcaaattccttgatgaatggcaaaattATGaaacagacaagaaacagaccatgttaacctttgacttctatgtgtgacattgaccttagagctagggatctaGATCTTGTGcataacacattgtctcattatggggaacatttatgccaagtaattttcaaattccttgatgaatggcaaaattatgaaatggccaagaaacagaccctgttaaccttcgacttctaagtgtgacattgaccttgaaactaGGGGTCTGCGTTatgcgcatgacatatcgtctcattatggttaacatttatgccaagttattttaaaattccttcatggatggcatttacggaccagacacgaaacagaccatgttaacctttgacttctaagtgtgacctcgaccttggagctagggatctgggtcttgcgcatgacacattgtctcattatggtgaacatttacgccaagttttttcaaaatccctttatgggcAAGAGAGTTACAgctcggacaagaatttaccggacgtcggtgtgattttaatatgcccaccttcgggggcataaaaatgagtGCACATAAAACTTTGTGACATCACATCTTTCATCATTATTACCCAGCAGAGAAAATATCCATGGCAGGTGTGAGGTCTCCAGTTTTCACTTCACCAGTAGCAGTAAGGTCAAGattctgaccttgacctgtgacctcaaCATTACGAGAACTGCTGTCGACAAATCTCTCTGGAGCAATGTAGCATGTTCTCCGTCTAGATGTGTCAAAGAAATACGAGAAATCTGATGGGTTATCCTGAAAAAAAGAGAGGATAAAACCAAATACAGTCAAATCTGTactaaagaccacctctgaacaaagAACACCTGTCTCTCAACAAAAGGTAGATGAAAATGACTTTTGACATCAAAAGGTAGGGTAAATAACTTTTGACATCAAAAGGTGGGGTAAATTGACTTCTGACAACAAACGGTGGAGGAAAATGACTTTTAACATTATCATCACATCTGCACTGGCAATGGATCTAGTTAATAGCTTCTGGAATCTAAGTCAAGATGAATACCTAATCAGCTCAACAGGGGAGATAATACAGCATTATTTGTTGACAATGTAtcttacattttaaagaaatgtggaaaaaaaatgaaaactcacATCGGGTAGATATGTAGGTTTGAAGCTGGCAAAGTCTGTAAGCAGTAACCAGTTCCAGCCAGTTATCATCACATTCTCAGACTTTATGTCACCATGGCATACCTGTCATATATAAATATGTGTTGCAGTTTTAAGTATAATAATAGCTACAATaggcagttttatataaataaagtctAGATAAACTTCTTTCTATACTCACTGACTTATGAAGTTAAGGTCAGGGTTAATCAGAGTTCCAAGTATGAAATTCAGACCAAGGCTACTTCAGATTTAACTGTTAAGACTTAaaactgtcaaatattcaacTTCCTGTACATTGATAGGGTCAATAGAAAGCAGACTTTTAGGATGCTGTACAAGCTGTATTCATGCAAATGCAACATCTAGTTGTATCAAAATCTGTTTGAATTTCAAAACTACAACCaaaagaaaatttagtatttATAGCTAGGCCTCAACCTCATACATGTACCTAGAAAGTTGAGGAGTACAGGCCAAGTAACTGACAGGTATGACCTGCCCTTCAGTAAGAGGACATGGAGAGTTTGCAGTTCAAAAATCCACAATCAAAGGACCTTTTACCTTTAGGTTAGAAGTTCAAAGCAAAACAGCAAGGTGGAACTTGTTTGCATGATACTGACAAGTTACCTCCCTTATGACTATTATAAGCTATACAAGTTAACTCCCTTGCTTACTACTATAACcttcaaaaatgtatatttttacatatttttgttaactGAGAGCACACAGAAGTTGACAAAACCTCTACCTTACTATTACAATTTCTCTTATTAAATCTTGAGATGTGTACTGTCACATACCTCATTGACCAAgtgataaaaaaatcttgtgtaatAAATGCACTTAACCTAAAATCTGATTTCAATGTACCATTTAACTGCTAGTATTCAAAGAGTTTTCATTTTTGAGGACTTTGTGAGTTGCATAGATCTTCAACATTTAAACCCACCAAACTAATACCAATGACAATTTCCCTTTATATGACTTTGAATTTCATGAATCCGTCTTGAATATGCTCCCATTTTTTATGTCATAAACAATAAATTCTCCATTTACCTTTAACTTATGACACTGGTTTAGTGCACAAAGCAGTTGACAAGCGATCCATTTCTTCTCAACTGTATTCAGGAATGGTCGTGTACTGATTCTATCATACAAACTGTCCTTAACATACTGCCTGTACAACAAAGCGGCCTTTTCTTGTTGCTGAAATACATATATTCTTGATTATCAAATTTGTacacatatgaaaatatgtaGAAACTCCATACAGCAGACTTTCTTTGAAGTGGCACAAATATACTATAAAACAGGGTTGTTCATAATAAGAGCAGCAAATTAAGGACTGTACAATATAAGAGGAGTGAATCAAGGATTgtcaaaataaagcaaaaataagtttaaagcAGTCACTATATGAAACTTGACATTGCGCAAAGATAGAAACCAGCTTAGAAGAAATCTTTTCCAAAAGTCAGTAGAACGTAGTTTTAAAACAGGTGTGTAAAAACTATCTGACATCTGACAAGAGTACAAGGAAATCATACCACAGACTTCTGAAATGGTATACAATTTGATGTCCCCTTCAAGTTTACAcatatttctgaaataataaaatacagcATATCATTATAACAGATAACAAACAACTGCCTCTCCAacagttacatcagaactttaggTAGTGGGCGTGTAATGACAATTGGCATTTTCCGTTCGATTTTGTTTTCTCCGAATGCGATTTTAACATTCTCTCACAGTTATAAAGAAGTAATTTTCTGTTACGCCTAAACATTCCCCACATGAAGAACTCGGTAACTGACTTCTTCCAAGCATGAAGATATGGGCAATAGACAATCTTCTTCGCATGAAAAACTGGgttactgacaacttccccacatgagaaactgacaacttCAAAGCATCAAGGAAGAAAAACTACACTAATCCAACTATCCCTTTAATCATTTACACCCTAGTTGCTACATGAATTTTGTTAGGCAAATGAGTATTTGTATAAGGTAGTATAAATACCCTCAAGTCTGGTTTTATATGAAGATAACGGTAGTGATGGATCATGGATAACAAACACTTTCACTACTACATTTCCTTCCTTACTCTTTGCCTTGGCAACCTTGAAAAATCTTGTACTTCCCAAACTAAAAGTAAACATGATTATCTttaatataacaaatacaaatatttctcagttaattcatCTAAACAACTCTGCTTCAATACCTGTGCAATGTTTATTATGCACAAAATTTCTTATTtggaaaaagaaaattaacagtATTTAATATGTAAGCACAAAATAAACATGTTAGAGCATTGTGTGGTTGGTTTAACCCTAATACCATGCTACATTTCTGTAATGAACCTCGTCCATCTTTCTAAAATTCAACATTAGTTGTtataaggggtgcttacaaaaaatatactgactgaaaagtcaacagtgcagatcttgatcagattgcAAAGatcacaaaagcagaatcaattgtgtcttTAAAACAGAAAACACATAATCTATAACTAAGTATCTTTCACTCAGTGAACATTCAATGCAATATTTAGACCTGTAGCCGACCTACAAGtggaaatttaaaataatattatggtGTTTaacagtgaaagatattttaataaaacaacttttttttatttccagtctATGACATTAATCTCAGAAtcataatttcatatatttcactaAAATTCAAGTTTTGGAATATACAGTAGCTGCgaattttttaaataagaaagcacaaaatcattaaattttctaGGCTTAAAGTATATTTACTATTAGTATTAGTTGCTACATGTATACCTGTTGTCGAACTCGAGATCTGGCAGGTCTGTCAGATACTGTTCCACCGGAAGAATCTGTGAAGGTGCTATACCTGTCAGCTGATTACCCATTGAGAAATTGTTGCTCTCTACATCTATGGAAACGCTGCTGTCATAACAGCAACTCAAATGGAAACtatgaaaacaaaaacagcatAAAACAGTTAAGGTTGACAAACCTCCCACCCCCACCACAACCCCCACTTGAATGGATGGAATAGCTTATTACCAGTCAGCCAATGGCTGGTGTCATATTTACCCCTCGGAGGCTCCTTTATGGCAGTTGTCTAAGTAATTTGTAATATTCACCAATTCAATTATGGGTTTGTTACTTTCCTCTTCCTACATGTTCAATCACACTGAGTTGCATTTAGGTAATAAGGCAACATTCAATCTTTCACTGGTGAAGGAACACCCTAGGTGCTTGTCCAACCATTATTACAGGTACATGTGAGCACCAGGATAGAACCACTGATCTTCTACAAGCCAGTTTGAAGCCTGTCATACATGATGACCAAGAAATATCATAACAATGGTTATACAAATACACTCTCTTGCATCAATCAAATATTCAGTGTAACATAAGACTTATCTAAGAAAATGCAAGAGAGAGAGATGGTTCCTGGCTTACTTTACTCCGATAATACTGGTTAACATGAGGACAAAGTTTCAATGCTTAAGCTCTTAAAGTGTTCAAGGAAGTTGGACATAAAAAGTTTTATACAGGCAATGGCTAGAGAGCCAGACCTGgatccctagacagcgaacttatggCCTAAAGCAaataaagtgtgacattttgtcaaaaaaattattgtctttaaattaacttttttcagtttcattttatagcaaaaccatcaaagtttataaaaaatgttaggttttagaaaagtaattgaccgttttgaaaaaaaaacaaggatattgtcaaaataatacaaaaattaaagacTAACTGGTAAAGTTACATTGAAAAAGCTCACAAAGTGAGTGATGATTGACAGCAAATACACTTATTCTAGGGTgcatatgatttgaacaaatagatttctgtgttttacatgTGCCATATTTGCTctccagtattttttttttcagaatatttcagaaaatgaataGGAGAAAGTCAATAATGagaaatagaaattttattttgactaACCATGAACAAGTAGAATAAAAACTGACAGCTTAACACATAAAACAATGCAACATCTATGTATGTGTCAAGTTTCATTATTCTAATATGAACCACCCAAAAGATATTAGTTTCTGAAATTAGCCAGTATTTTTAACTTAACTGTTAGGGTTGGGACATATTATGTGCATGTGAATTATGAAATGACTAGTGTTATTAGTAATTAGATTTCATCAGAACTAAAAGTATTCACATAATACAGGGAAACTTAAATCAACAAACACGAAAGAATGTTACAGTCTGGACCTGATTTTGATTTATTACTGCTACATGTATTTATCAAGAAAAtactaaatgttttaagtttactAATAACAAAAGGCTTAAAACACTGTTGTTCACATTTTAGTGTCTCTAACATAACCATGGGGGAACAGTCAATCAATACAGCAGTCAAAATATATTCTCCACTTCACCTTTCTaagaaaaaatcacaaaatgagggattcttcaaaaaatgttagGGTTGGGACATTTTTCAGTAACGTAAAAATGCTGCTTTTAAGTGGTTGGATTTATCTAAAGCATTCATTGTACAGTAATATTGTTTCACAACTTACTGTGAAATGTTCCTTAATAAGTCTTATTCAAAGTAAGTTGCCAAATATGATCTTTCTTGTCAGGAATCTTACACTAcaaagaagttttaaaatgaaCCGTTTTCATTAGCTTTAAGAAATGTCACAAGAATGAATAAAAGTATCAACATAACTTACGAACATAAcaatgcaaaatttaaaacatactttagtATAGTTATTAGTACCACCAGTATTCATTTTTCACACTTTTTTTATGAAGATAATTGCCTTTATAGCGTTAGGGTTGGGACATAGTGCTTTATGTTCAACAAATGAGAACTAAAAACTTGCAAACTGTAACAATGTCTGGTCTAATTCACTGATCTCAAAGGTATTGTCAATaccaaaatgtaaacaatatatgTACTTTCTTAGATTTTACAGCAAACACTGGTTATACAGCTTTATATAACTAATAAATTACATTTGTTGGCCTGGTcctaatactttttttatttaatgtacagTCATGTAAACAGTTATAACAAATCTTTAGATATAAGGAACAGTATATTTCTGTCAGAAAATGAAGACTGGACAATATTGTACATGTGTTTATAAAGATCTGTATGATATACTCTTTAGTATCAATATTTGAAAAGGTTATGTTAACAGTTTCTGGATTTTTCTTTTGTCATCTGCATCATATTTTTCTCTGCCAGTCTTGCATAGATGAAAATTGCCTGCAttcatatttttatgacaaataaaatacaccaaaaatacATATAACTTTCTGCAATACTTGTGTGATTAAAATTTGATTCTTAATAAAAGTGAGCAattatataatgtacatgtagataAACTCTTTTCAAGGATATAACTGCCTTACCATGTAACCAGAAAACAGATTTATTGTGAAGGTAAAATGGTTTGAGTTCACAAGATGTTTTTTTCTAGCTAAGATATGTAAGATAAAATCAACTTTCTTGAATTTGTATAATTAAGACAGTCACTGTGTTCAGTTACTTGCTCATAAATAAAAAACAGATATGGAGGGGAATTATATAACTACAACACtggaaaataaatttgaaattgatgGTCACCAATCTTATCATATTTGACTTGATAATTCGATCTTGTTTGATGTATTCCTTTTTTCAGtatacatatatcatacatttataaGGAAATCATTTGTTATGTGGATATAACTAACTCAGGATGTAAGGAGCACATTTGAAAGGTCCCCAAGGAGTTCGTAATAAGCAGAGTTTACTGTTCATTATTTTCGgctcatttcaatttcattgtctttaaattttacttatgCCACAGCCTTTGATttgcttttacttttactttctttGCCAAATGATTTCTTTTTCCATGTTAACTTTgttaatttcagttttaatactTAATACTCCTTTCTGGCTTTGAAAACACACCATTAATTCAGCAGCTGTCATTAAAGCCAAAAAAAGTGTCCCAACCCTAACAGTACTGTCTGTAAGGCTGAAAGTGACTTACTAAAGGCTATATTCTtaaataaatgaattgaaatgCACTGTTTTAACAAGTTATAGTTAGGATTAACTAGATTTAGTTTAATATCAGAAACACTTTCCTTATTTTTGTCATTCCATGTACTTGACTTTTCCTTTCCTGAAATTTTCAGCTTGTATGATGCGAAAAAGTAGGACTTGTAAAAGAACATTGAagtgaaattttatatgaaaaaagctTGAATATGTTGTTGTAAATAATGTCTCTAAAACACTTTATCATTAATCCTGTTACAGTAAACAAGTTAAAAAAAGCATgttagggttgggacaaaaaAGTGTTAGGGTTGGGACAAAATCAAGGATGCCCTGATAGTGGGTATAGTAGAAACACAGCCATAACTGAAATATTAGTGCAAACAATAAGCCTTATGGAACATGATGAGATGAGACAGGTATGCAAGACTCATTAAAACAACATTCTGCATACAAAGGAACAAGTTGACTGTTAAACCgttagggttgggacaaaaaacaagcataaaaggATACTTAATGTGCGATGACATGCAAATGTATGtaaaaactgaaatgtttgtattaaagtatattgtattagctatcaaaaagaacattttattttttaatatgttaatttattttgttttaacatatgtatatatgAGAAAGGTATAAATTAAGGTGTTTGGCTTCATTTGGgtacttttcaaaatatgttcaaaaaaattttgaaactaAATCTGAATATTTCAGTAGTTTACATTCATAGGTTTATGGTCAGCACATTGTATAAACATGGTAAATGTGTAAAACAGTTGATacagaatattttctaaatgaaatattaaaacaaaaacaattatgtcacacgaaaatagctatttttggagAAATTCTGTAACttcaaatgttcataaatttttAGCCGATCAACCGATTTGCCTGAAATTTAAAACATAGATAGTTTAAGACTGCCTTATCAAAAAAGTCAactgttaatatatatttgtacaaaGATTGTTCTTTCATACTAACTTTATTTTTTGCTTCACTAAAATGTACCCTTATTTGCTTTAGGCCTTATATACATGGAatcggttctctagccaaagtatgtgcataggctagggaaccagaagtttatttctatgcataaatcCATAATGCTACAGAAATGCACATTGTTAATTTTGGTATTTAAAGTATCATGCTTATTACTAACattattaattttaccatttcagcaaccTAAGCAAGTCATGCCCtcgcatttatctgcgtttaccaTGGACAAAGTGTCATCACCGCATACTGTCTGCCATATTGGTATAACATAAACTAGTACAAGTGAATGCGGAAATCGTTGTATggtaatgaataaatgaataaagttgGAACGTAACAGTCACTGATTATAACAGCATGAAAAACTTATTtgccattttaaaatgttatttgctttaaatatctattatgtttaaatcaattaaatgtaaaattgtattgttttgtatatgcATTAATTGATGTTTGCGATTTATGATTTATGCTTCCAGCGGACTCTTTGGTCACTTACAGGTTTGTAACACCTTGGCATTTCACGTGCATCATTGTTTTTGATTGGATTAATTTAAAGTTTCCAAGTGATTAGCAAACtgaaaacaagagcgccgccaagcagggcaatatatgcccgaagggttacatcagaggatgggagcaaactttaaagaacttgactgttgaagcccaaaggacaggaacaacaaaaaagatgaaattccaaaaaaaaaaaatttctaagtccacaaaaaaattcttagcaggtaaagttatgtcaaaatacatctaaaaattggatgtaccatccatgttgtaccacagaaaagtggtcttggtttttccctacaaataataaaaaagtttcaaaataagctatttatagtaacaaacaagagctgtcactaatggtgacaaatgcccccgcagcaccttgaactttgacctggtgaccccaaagtcagtaggggtggtgtactcataaagtactatcagcatgtaaagtttgaaggtcctgggtgaagtggttcgcgagtaaagtgccttcatgcaaaaagttaatgttggcccctgtgaccttgacctttgacctggtgaccccaaagtcagtagagtggtgtactcaataagtactatcagcatgtgaagtttgaaggtcctgggtgcagtggttcgcatgtaaagtgccttcatgcaaaaagttaacgttggcccctgtgaccttgacctttgacctggtgaccccaaagtcagtagggttggtgtactcataaagtactatcagcatgtaaagtttgaaagtcatgggtgaagtggttcgcgagtaaagtgccttcatgcaaaaagttaatgttggcccctgtgacctttgacctggtgaccccaaagtcagtaggggtggtgtactcaataagtactatcagcacgtgaagtttgaaggtcctgggtgaactGGTTcgtatgtaaagtgccttcatgcaaaaagttaacgttggcccctgtgaccttgacctttgacctggtgaccccaacgtcagtagggttggtgtactcgtactatcagcatgtaaagtttgaaggtcctgggtgaagtggatcgcgagtaaagtgccttcatgcaaaaagttaacgttggcccctgtgaccttgacctttgacctggtgaccccaaagtcagtaggggtggtgtacttgtCGCCGAGGCGCCTTGCTCCCTCTTAATTGTTTGAGTAGGGATGCTGATTCGTCTCAGCGGTAGAGTGATTATTATCTGGGGACTGGGGATGTTCAGTGACTGTAACTGTAACAATATATAATCcctttattaatatattatataatatgaaatataatttatttaggtTATAAAAACCGAACAACTATACACTTTCAAAATATCATCGTAAACTAATACGTTGATACGATTGGCTGAAaaggaataataataaataattaccatAACAAAGGGATAATAAGATACAGGTAAAAGGTCAGGTAATTTGTTAGTCACGTTAGTCATCTATTGTATATGTTACGGCTTACTACTGATAGGTAAATATAGGAAATAATTATAGGATTCAATGTATCTTGGTGACTCTCAATGAATAAAGGTAAGTATAGACATAGGTAAATACAGACACAGGAAAGTATGGACACGTGTAAGAATGGGCTAGGTAAGTATACACCGAAAACTGAAACACAGGTAAGTATACAACCTACTTGCAAGTATACGGCCTACGTCACGACAATTTCACCAAACACTACCATTTGATTTATATGTCGGTAAGTGTATACATAATTTACATTCGTTTAGGGTTCTATCACACCTGCGAcatactcagtaagtactatcagcatgtgaagtttgaagatcctgggtgcaatggttcgcgagtaaagtgccttcatgcaaaaagttaacgttggcccctgtgaccttgacctttgagctggtgaccccaaagtcagtaagtgTGGTATactaaataagtactatcagcatgtgaagtttgaaggtcctgggtgcagtggttcgcgagtaaagtgccttcatgcaaaaagttaacgttgtgactaacgaacgaacgaacgaactaactaacgaacggacggacagttgaaaactaatatgcctcccttcgggggcataaaaagggaagtaattcaaaaaaaaaattgtaagagaacaaaaagggatctgccaaataaaaacaagagcactgcaatgcagagcaatagacacaaagcaaagtcatatatgacctttgaccccgaagtgtgacattgaccttgaagcaagtcatccaaaacatgtgctctgcacatcaacccagtgtggtgaacatttgtgctaagtttctttaaaatcattcaagcagttcaagagttacagagcggacacaaaacacactGATATGatctttcactcctaagtgtgaccttgaccttgaagctagtcatccgaaacaagcgctctgcacgtcgtctcagtgtggtgaacatttatgccaagtttctttgaaatccttcaagcagttcaagagttacagagcggacacgaaacacactcataagacctttgacccctaagtgtgaccttgaccttgaaatgacacat
It includes:
- the LOC128548194 gene encoding phosphoinositide 3-kinase regulatory subunit 4-like → MGNQLTGIAPSQILPVEQYLTDLPDLEFDNSLGSTRFFKVAKAKSKEGNVVVKVFVIHDPSLPLSSYKTRLEEICVNLKGTSNCIPFQKSVQQEKAALLYRQYVKDSLYDRISTRPFLNTVEKKWIACQLLCALNQCHKLKVCHGDIKSENVMITGWNWLLLTDFASFKPTYLPDDNPSDFSYFFDTSRRRTCYIAPERFVDSSSRNVEVTGQGQNLDLTATGEVKTGDLTPAMDIFSAGCVITELFTEGSPPFDLSQLLSYRNREYSPWKILEKIEDTNVRVAGRAKAFLAANLQGSGSRPSPAVKHQHGNSHKYETAQHSIFQCKLRRCQDNPPQDFQLGTPPYSQIHNIRSVWNL